A section of the Paenibacillus yonginensis genome encodes:
- a CDS encoding ring-cleaving dioxygenase, producing MTMKTAGIHHITAFAGDPQANVDFYAGVLGLRLVKKTINFDAPEIYHLYFGNEGGSPGTIITFFPAPGSRRGQIGGGQVGTTTYVVPQGALPFWEERLRKFGISVMKASRFGEDYLQFADNEGLKLELVEREEGPASQWTFGGVPAEKAIKGFGGVVLYSGNSASTRKVLTDVLGMTEIGEENGFIRFKAEGELGNLIDVPAANVPWGAGGAGTVHHIAWRAEDYEQHLEWNREVSKHGFRTTGIVERQYFKALYFREEGGILFEIATDPPGFATDEPADELGLELKLPDWYEPHREAIEANLLPIEVRVLKEDQQ from the coding sequence ATGACTATGAAAACAGCTGGTATCCACCACATTACGGCTTTTGCCGGAGACCCGCAGGCGAATGTTGATTTCTATGCCGGAGTCCTCGGACTTCGTTTAGTGAAGAAAACCATCAATTTTGATGCGCCGGAGATTTACCATCTCTATTTCGGCAATGAAGGCGGCTCGCCCGGAACCATCATTACATTTTTCCCGGCCCCGGGTTCCCGCAGAGGACAAATCGGCGGCGGACAGGTAGGAACCACCACTTATGTTGTCCCTCAAGGCGCGCTTCCATTCTGGGAAGAACGGCTGCGGAAGTTCGGCATCTCCGTCATGAAAGCTTCCCGTTTCGGCGAAGATTACCTGCAGTTTGCCGATAACGAAGGGTTGAAGCTGGAGCTTGTCGAAAGGGAAGAAGGCCCGGCAAGCCAGTGGACGTTCGGGGGAGTTCCCGCCGAGAAAGCCATTAAAGGTTTTGGCGGGGTTGTGCTGTACAGCGGAAATTCGGCAAGTACTCGGAAAGTGCTGACGGATGTGCTTGGTATGACGGAAATCGGCGAGGAGAACGGGTTTATCCGATTCAAAGCCGAAGGAGAGCTGGGCAATCTCATCGATGTGCCGGCGGCGAACGTTCCTTGGGGAGCAGGCGGCGCGGGCACGGTTCACCATATTGCCTGGAGGGCCGAAGATTATGAACAGCACCTGGAATGGAATCGTGAGGTATCGAAGCATGGCTTTCGGACAACAGGCATCGTGGAGCGTCAATATTTCAAAGCGCTGTATTTCCGGGAAGAAGGCGGAATCCTGTTTGAAATCGCTACGGACCCTCCGGGTTTTGCCACCGATGAACCTGCGGATGAGCTGGGTCTTGAATTGAAGCTTCCGGACTGGTATGAGCCGCACCGCGAAGCTATTGAAGCCAACTTGCTGCCAATCGAAGTCAGAGTGCTGAAGGAGGATCAACAATGA
- a CDS encoding SRPBCC family protein — protein sequence MSENQQAFTPVVHKSAVFNAPIEKVWAAVATSEGIATWFMPNTFEPVLGHEFVLKAGPYGDSPCKVTELNPPTLLTFNWGKDWSVTFELKELGGQTEFHLYHKGWDADKVTEFGQPHPVVQPNMAQGWNGIVAKLQSLVEQQ from the coding sequence ATGTCAGAGAATCAGCAGGCTTTCACTCCCGTAGTCCACAAATCAGCCGTCTTTAATGCACCTATTGAAAAAGTATGGGCGGCCGTAGCCACGTCTGAAGGCATCGCCACCTGGTTTATGCCCAATACCTTCGAACCGGTGCTGGGACATGAATTCGTTCTGAAAGCCGGTCCATACGGCGATTCGCCGTGCAAGGTTACGGAGCTTAATCCTCCAACCCTGCTCACCTTCAACTGGGGCAAAGACTGGAGCGTCACTTTTGAATTAAAGGAGCTTGGCGGACAAACCGAATTTCATCTGTACCATAAAGGGTGGGACGCGGACAAGGTCACCGAATTCGGCCAGCCGCATCCGGTTGTACAGCCGAATATGGCGCAGGGCTGGAACGGGATCGTCGCCAAATTGCAGTCGCTGGTGGAGCAGCAATGA
- a CDS encoding ArsR/SmtB family transcription factor — translation MTSSAAKHDVFQAIADPSRRKLLKLLADKEMPVNEICEHFPMTRTAVSKHLRILSEAKLVSMQKVGRESRYKLEAGGLIEVKEWVSFYERYWDNKLSMLRHLVENDGAPVPLHAAQSEREQD, via the coding sequence ATGACTTCGTCAGCCGCCAAACACGATGTTTTTCAGGCGATTGCCGATCCGAGCAGACGCAAGCTGCTTAAGCTGCTGGCCGATAAAGAGATGCCGGTGAACGAAATCTGCGAGCATTTTCCGATGACAAGAACGGCTGTTTCCAAACATCTGCGGATTTTATCCGAAGCGAAGCTGGTCAGCATGCAGAAGGTCGGCCGAGAGTCCCGCTATAAGCTGGAAGCCGGAGGATTAATCGAAGTCAAAGAATGGGTGTCCTTCTATGAGCGGTATTGGGACAACAAGCTGTCGATGCTCCGCCATCTGGTGGAGAACGACGGCGCGCCTGTACCGCTGCATGCAGCGCAGTCCGAAAGGGAGCAGGATTAA
- a CDS encoding glycoside hydrolase, whose protein sequence is MKPKFAWLASAVLIAVMLAGCASGGEAGQALPAALAASHVQQARAAVVPAGEPFDFEVDPETFALTLIKDGVREPASLPLPKTKVTNLVKTEDSVSWTYPGQMDISITKKSNYLDIQLKSAGAVKFQWPEVQSDSYTLPLGEGKQIPADDKDWQTFLNDQTYTFSESFSMDFFALNNQAFSMVYVVTNKYNDEVHFSAAPSLQFQFTHDFPTINPDKSYGFRLYVTGGDPQQIVLPYKNYVAENGGFVTLEQKAAQNPNIRKLYGAPQMYLWSGQLLTDDNVKWPKLRNVLTSRLGPWLVHLMAETADGSSELSQTLADISSQDYVDNYQKKVILNAINQALKMRDFYTADQFPNPGADAAALIQQGVENLSEEKLYDLNKLLLKNRLGDAVSDISEWGQSGSTGVIQDLHDSGIDKAWIGLPNWADGLMNPAMVDEAVKDGYLIAPYDSYHSIQEKADISWNTASFSDPTLYDKATVTRADGTKVAGFLGLGRKLNPALAMPSVKERTKGILQDGIGYNSWFVDCDSTGEIYDDYSADHPTTQAEDLKARLERLSYFANDQKMVVGSEGGNDYASGVIAFAEGIESPIIAWDDPDMRDNKDSQYYVGGYYAMSGIPERYGKSVPIKPLYAKVYTDPAYSLPLYKLVYNDSIITTNHWEWGSYKIKGEEANRMLYELLYNAPPLYHLDQAAWEAEKSSITGFLKVWSPLHQAAVTQEMTGFKILTDDKLVQSAQYGDDIRVIVNFSDHDVTVQGQNLKAKSAFILQDGQTVFFDAGANAALLK, encoded by the coding sequence ATGAAACCCAAATTTGCATGGTTGGCATCCGCAGTTCTTATCGCGGTTATGCTGGCCGGATGCGCAAGCGGCGGCGAAGCCGGCCAGGCTTTGCCGGCGGCCTTGGCTGCGAGCCATGTCCAGCAGGCGAGAGCGGCTGTAGTGCCGGCAGGCGAACCATTTGATTTCGAAGTGGACCCCGAAACCTTTGCGCTGACCCTGATCAAAGACGGCGTCAGGGAGCCGGCTTCCCTGCCTCTGCCCAAAACCAAGGTTACGAATCTGGTTAAAACCGAAGATTCCGTTTCCTGGACTTACCCCGGACAAATGGACATCAGCATCACTAAAAAAAGCAACTACCTGGATATTCAGCTGAAGTCGGCCGGCGCCGTCAAATTTCAGTGGCCGGAGGTTCAGTCGGACAGCTATACGCTGCCGCTCGGCGAAGGGAAACAAATTCCGGCGGACGACAAGGATTGGCAGACATTTCTGAACGACCAGACTTATACATTCAGCGAGTCGTTTTCCATGGACTTTTTCGCCTTAAATAATCAAGCTTTCTCCATGGTTTACGTGGTCACCAACAAATATAACGACGAAGTTCATTTCTCTGCCGCGCCTTCGCTGCAGTTTCAGTTCACGCATGATTTCCCGACGATTAACCCGGACAAAAGCTACGGCTTCCGTCTCTATGTAACGGGCGGAGATCCGCAGCAGATCGTGTTGCCTTACAAAAATTATGTAGCGGAAAACGGCGGTTTCGTCACACTGGAGCAAAAAGCCGCTCAAAACCCGAATATCCGCAAGCTTTACGGCGCCCCGCAAATGTATCTCTGGAGCGGACAGCTGCTTACAGACGATAACGTCAAATGGCCCAAGCTCAGAAACGTGCTGACATCCAGGCTGGGGCCCTGGCTCGTGCATTTGATGGCCGAAACGGCTGACGGCAGCAGCGAGCTTTCCCAAACGCTGGCCGATATTTCTAGTCAGGATTACGTGGACAACTATCAAAAAAAGGTGATTTTAAACGCCATCAACCAGGCGCTGAAAATGCGGGATTTCTATACGGCGGACCAGTTCCCGAATCCCGGCGCGGACGCCGCCGCCCTTATTCAGCAAGGGGTGGAGAACCTCAGTGAGGAGAAGCTGTACGACTTGAACAAGCTGCTCCTGAAAAATAGGCTGGGAGACGCCGTGTCCGACATCAGCGAATGGGGGCAATCCGGCTCCACCGGGGTGATCCAGGATCTGCACGACTCCGGCATTGACAAAGCCTGGATCGGGCTGCCTAACTGGGCGGACGGCCTGATGAACCCGGCTATGGTTGATGAAGCGGTCAAGGACGGCTATCTCATCGCCCCTTACGACTCTTATCATTCCATTCAAGAGAAAGCGGATATTTCCTGGAATACAGCCTCGTTTTCAGACCCGACGCTTTATGACAAAGCCACCGTCACCCGCGCGGATGGCACCAAGGTGGCGGGCTTTCTCGGCCTGGGCCGCAAGCTGAATCCTGCGCTGGCGATGCCAAGCGTCAAGGAGCGCACCAAAGGCATCCTGCAGGACGGAATCGGCTATAACTCCTGGTTCGTGGACTGCGATTCGACAGGGGAAATTTACGACGACTACTCAGCCGATCATCCGACTACACAGGCCGAGGATTTGAAGGCGCGGCTGGAGCGGCTCAGCTATTTTGCCAATGATCAGAAGATGGTCGTAGGCTCTGAAGGCGGCAATGACTACGCCAGCGGCGTAATCGCTTTTGCAGAGGGCATCGAAAGTCCGATTATCGCCTGGGATGATCCCGATATGCGCGATAACAAAGACAGCCAATATTACGTGGGCGGCTATTATGCAATGTCAGGCATTCCGGAGCGTTACGGCAAATCCGTGCCGATCAAACCGCTGTACGCGAAGGTTTATACGGACCCGGCTTATTCCCTCCCGCTCTACAAGCTGGTTTATAACGATTCCATCATCACCACCAACCATTGGGAATGGGGCAGCTACAAAATTAAAGGCGAAGAAGCCAACCGGATGCTGTATGAGCTCCTTTATAACGCCCCTCCCCTGTACCATCTGGACCAGGCAGCCTGGGAAGCGGAGAAATCCAGCATCACCGGTTTCCTGAAGGTGTGGTCTCCTTTGCACCAGGCCGCCGTAACCCAAGAGATGACCGGCTTCAAGATTCTGACCGACGACAAGCTGGTGCAAAGCGCGCAATACGGAGACGATATCAGGGTGATTGTGAATTTCTCGGATCACGATGTTACCGTTCAGGGACAGAATTTGAAAGCCAAATCCGCCTTTATTTTGCAGGACGGGCAGACGGTCTTTTTTGATGCTGGGGCCAACGCCGCGCTGTTGAAGTAA